The genomic window AGAGACATGATGTCGCTTATATGCGCGTCAATAAATATTAAGGAGGCAGTAACATGAGTAACACAGTACTTATCACAGGATCAAGCAGCGGAATAGGAAAAGCCACTGCAAAGTATTTTGCTGAGAAAGGATGGAACGTGGTCGCAACAATGCGTACACCGGAGAAAGAGGAAGAACTTACAGGCCTTGATAACGTGCTTGTAACAAGGCTAGATGTGCTTGACCTTGATTCCATTGACAACGCAATTGCCGAGGGAATCGCAAAGTTCGGCAAGATTGATGTGGTCGTAAACAACGCAGGGTACGGCGCATTTGGACCTTTGGAGGCAACTCCCAGGGAAAATATTGTCCGTCAGTTTGATGTAAATGTTATAGGCGTTTTAGATGTAACAAAAGCAATTCTTCCTCACTTCAGAGAGAATCATAGCGGGACCATAATTAACATCACCTCAGTTGGAGGAAAAATCACTTTACCTCTTGGATCACTATATCACGGTACTAAGTTTGCCGTTGAAGGCATTACAGAGGCACTACATTACGAAATGGAACATATTGGAGTGAAAGTGAAATTAGTAGAGCCTGGTGCAATCAAGACTGATTTTGCAGGGCGCTCATTTGATTTTAATCATGATGAAAATCTCACAGAATATCAGCATACTGTGGACACGCTAAACGCTGCGCTTGAGCCAATGATGGAAAACGCCGCTGAGCCTGTTTTAGTAGGAGAGGTTATATATCAGGCAGCTACTGACGGCACTAACACGATTAGATATGTTGCCGGAGAAGATGCTGAGCAGTGGCTTGCACAGAGAAGTCAGGTCGATGATGAGACCTTTATCCAAGGCATAAAGGATCAGTTTGGCTTTTAGTCTGTGGTTTGAAATTTCTTCGTAGTACTATTAGATTTTCGTAGTACTATTAGATTAATGAGCACGGAGCTAGGATATGGAATGCAAATGGGAGAGAGCTAGGAGTTGTGAGCAGAAAGAACATAGGGTTAAAGAGATAATCTCTGCCACAGAAAGGCTCTACAAAAAACACCCCTACGAAGAAATAACATTTGTTTCAATTGCAAAGGAAGCTAACTTTACCAGATCAAATCTCTACAAGTATTTCAGTTCCAAAGAAGAGATATTCCTTGAGTTCTTAATGCAGGATTTTGTAAAGTGGAGAAAGGATCTGGTAAGGAGCTTCGATGTAAAAAAGAAATATAAAGTTAAAGAGTTCGCTCAGATATGGACTAAGGTTCTGATAAAAAATAAGAGGCTCTTAGAGCTAGTCTCAATCATGTTTATACATCTTGAGAGAAATGTGTGTATTGAGAGTTTTATGGATTTTAAATTTGGCACTAAAGATGAGGTTGGGACGGTTGTGGAGCTTTTATGCTCGATTTTCCCAAAATTGAGTCCTGAGAACTCTGTGAAGTTCATATACCTTCAAATGGGCTCAGCAGTGGGTCTATCTCAGATGACAGACTACAATGAAATGCAGCTTGAGGCATTTAAACACCCCGAGCTCTGCTACCTTAAGGCGGAATTCAAACCGCTTTATGAAAACTCTGTGGAATATATGATGAACGGACTTTTGGGATCAAAGTAACTTTGGTTAGCGGCTCTCAGTTAGTAGCCGGACTGCAAAACTCACAATTTTCATCATTTAGGCCACCATCTTGAGCTACACATGCGCAGTCAACAAACATATCTTTTATCATCTGACGCCCTCTTTGTACTCTGGATTTAAGCCCGGAGTATGAAAGCCCCATTTCTTGTGCTATATCTTTTTGTTTAGAACCAGTTATGTCTGATAGTTCAAGTGGAACTTTATATTTATCAGGAAGGCGTTCAATAAAAACTCTAAGGCACCCAGATATACATGAAGCGTGCAGATCATCTGTCTCATTGCTATATTCTGCAGTACTTTCCTCATTTAGCTCGACAGTCTCAGGGTTATTTTTTCTGTAGTAATCCGTAAGTGTATTTCTAACAATTTGATGAATCCAAGGTGCTAGTTTAGATTCGTCTTCTAACTGATTTATATTATTATGAATTTTGATAAATATCTCCTGTAGTAAGTCATCTGCGTCATCCTTAAGCTTAACCTTACCTAGGAGATATCTTCGAATCTGGTCCGAGAATTCATCCCACACAATATTTGTGGTGTTAGTATCACTCATCTTAACATTTTCCCATAAAAATAGGGTACACAATATATTTTAATCATTTTAAACATAATGTGTACCCTATTACTTTATAATCCTTGTTTTAGCAGCATGAGCAGTTACTGCACTCACAAGTACATTTACTACAAGACTCACAATTGCAGTTCTCACATTCACAAGGTTGACTCTTTTCCTGTTCAGTCATGATTATTACCTCCGTTTTTTTTCAGCGGTTTTTATTCGCCTTTCACTAATAAAGACGGAGACAGGTTAAAAAAGACGCAAAATTAATTTTTTATCTCTATCATATGGAGCAATTAATAAAACAAACAAGCTCCTAACAGCAGCTATTTGTTGCGCAAGCATTGTCAGCACCTCCCGCGCAGTCTTCGCCTTTTCCCAGGTACGTCTTCTCTGAAAGGTAAAAATCGGTAAATGCACTTTCAAAGTCCTGAGCAACTGATTTCTGAGCAATACCAGTTTCTAATAGCGCAGCTTGCCACTTTTTAACTTTAGGAAAATCGGCCAGAAAATCGTGGCATGTATGTTTTTCAATAATGGCAGCACGGTGAAGCAGGGGAAGCCATGCTATGTCAACTTTGCTGATATTGCCTGCTTTAAACAAAGGCCCCTGTCCCAAATACTTTTCTGCTTTCTCAAAAGCCTTGGCTAGGTTCTGAGATCTTTCTTCCAATGTCCTCTTGTCGCTGCTACGCATTGTGCTGCACTGTACTAAATAATACTTGCTAGCCAGATAACTCCATGCACGCTCCAGTGCTTTTTCCTCTGAGCTTAGCTCCTGCAGCGGCTTATAGTGATCATCTATATATTCTATGATTGCATCAGACTCAAACAGTGCTGTCCCTGATTCTGTGATTAGTACAGGTACCTGTCCGTTTGGAGATATATCCAAGAACCATTTTGGCTTATCACTTAAA from Thermodesulfobacteriota bacterium includes these protein-coding regions:
- a CDS encoding SDR family oxidoreductase, which translates into the protein MSNTVLITGSSSGIGKATAKYFAEKGWNVVATMRTPEKEEELTGLDNVLVTRLDVLDLDSIDNAIAEGIAKFGKIDVVVNNAGYGAFGPLEATPRENIVRQFDVNVIGVLDVTKAILPHFRENHSGTIINITSVGGKITLPLGSLYHGTKFAVEGITEALHYEMEHIGVKVKLVEPGAIKTDFAGRSFDFNHDENLTEYQHTVDTLNAALEPMMENAAEPVLVGEVIYQAATDGTNTIRYVAGEDAEQWLAQRSQVDDETFIQGIKDQFGF
- a CDS encoding TetR/AcrR family transcriptional regulator, translated to MECKWERARSCEQKEHRVKEIISATERLYKKHPYEEITFVSIAKEANFTRSNLYKYFSSKEEIFLEFLMQDFVKWRKDLVRSFDVKKKYKVKEFAQIWTKVLIKNKRLLELVSIMFIHLERNVCIESFMDFKFGTKDEVGTVVELLCSIFPKLSPENSVKFIYLQMGSAVGLSQMTDYNEMQLEAFKHPELCYLKAEFKPLYENSVEYMMNGLLGSK
- the sigZ gene encoding RNA polymerase sigma factor SigZ, whose translation is MSDTNTTNIVWDEFSDQIRRYLLGKVKLKDDADDLLQEIFIKIHNNINQLEDESKLAPWIHQIVRNTLTDYYRKNNPETVELNEESTAEYSNETDDLHASCISGCLRVFIERLPDKYKVPLELSDITGSKQKDIAQEMGLSYSGLKSRVQRGRQMIKDMFVDCACVAQDGGLNDENCEFCSPATN
- a CDS encoding glutathione S-transferase family protein; the protein is MIKVISFKICPFVQRVTAALESRNIPYEIEYISLSDKPKWFLDISPNGQVPVLITESGTALFESDAIIEYIDDHYKPLQELSSEEKALERAWSYLASKYYLVQCSTMRSSDKRTLEERSQNLAKAFEKAEKYLGQGPLFKAGNISKVDIAWLPLLHRAAIIEKHTCHDFLADFPKVKKWQAALLETGIAQKSVAQDFESAFTDFYLSEKTYLGKGEDCAGGADNACATNSCC